In Bordetella genomosp. 10, the genomic window TGGACAAGCTGCAGGCCGCTTCCAGCGAGCTGTTCGACCTGGTGGCCAAGAAGAAGATCAAGCTGAGCATCGGCCAGCGCTATCCGCTGGCGCAGGTCGGCGAGGCGCACACCGCGCTGGCCGGCCGCAAGACCACCGGCGCGACCATCCTGACGCTGGATTGATGCGGGATTGACGCGGGGATCGAAGCGGTCCTGACGGCGGCGGTCGAAGACGCGCATCGCGGCGTCTTCGAACGCCGCCGCGTGCATTGCGCCGCGCCCGCGTCATTACAGTCACTCGCATTTTGTGCACAGACCGTCACGTCTACCCTTCCGGGGCCTGGGCTAAGGTGAATCATGTCCCTGACCTAGAGGAGATGCGACATGACCCGGAAACTTCTGGCTTTGGCCTTGGCTACGACGGCGTTGGGCGGCCTCGCGGCCTGCTCCCATCCGACCGTGGTGCAAACCAAGGACGGACAACAGATCGTCGCCCCGGATGAGCCGCAATACGACAAGAAGTCCGGCACCTACCAGTACGAAGACAACGGCAGGAAGGTGCAGATCAACAAGGACGACGTCCATTCCATGGAGGAAGTGAAGTAAGCCTCCAGGCAGCCGCCGGGCCGCGCCGCGCGCGGCTTGCGCCGGCCGCGGGCTCAGCCCTGGCCGTATTCCTTGTGATAACGCGCCACGGTCTCGACTTCGTTCTTCGAGCCGAGGATGACGCTGACGCGCTGGTGCAGTTGCGTGGGCTGGATGTCGAGGATGCGCTGGCTGCCGTCGATGGCGGCGCCCCCGGCCTGCTCGATCAGCAGGCTCATGGGATTGGCTTCGTACATCAGGCGCAGCTTGCCGGGCTTGTTCGGCTCGCGCGAATCCCACGGGTACATGAAGATGCCGCCGCGCGTCAGGATGCGGTGGACGTCGGCCACCATGGACGCCACCCAGCGCATGTTGAAGTCCTTGCCGCGCGGGCCCGTCTTGCCGGCCAGGCAGTCGTCGATGTAGCGCTTCACCGGCGGCGCCCAGTGGCGCATGTTCGACATATTGATGGCGAATTCCTTGGTGTCCTCGGGAATGCGCATTTCCTCGTGGGTCAGCACCCAGGATCCCATTTCGCGATCCAGGGTGAAGCCGGCCACGCCGTTGCCCACCGTGAGGACCAGC contains:
- a CDS encoding YgdI/YgdR family lipoprotein, with protein sequence MTRKLLALALATTALGGLAACSHPTVVQTKDGQQIVAPDEPQYDKKSGTYQYEDNGRKVQINKDDVHSMEEVK
- a CDS encoding class 1 fructose-bisphosphatase — its product is MKRKTLTQYLIEQQREHGVVVPEVRLLIEVVARACKAISHAVSKGALGGVLGSLGTENVQGEVQKKLDVMSNEILLEANEWGGHLAAMASEEMETIHPIPNRYPKGEYLLLFDPLDGSSNIDVNVSIGTIFSVLRAHHEEPGQPVGEQDFMQPGNRQVASGYAVYGPQTMLVLTVGNGVAGFTLDREMGSWVLTHEEMRIPEDTKEFAINMSNMRHWAPPVKRYIDDCLAGKTGPRGKDFNMRWVASMVADVHRILTRGGIFMYPWDSREPNKPGKLRLMYEANPMSLLIEQAGGAAIDGSQRILDIQPTQLHQRVSVILGSKNEVETVARYHKEYGQG